The Opitutus sp. ER46 genome segment GGCGGCATCGAGCGCACGCCAGCAGTCCGCCCGATCGTATTGGGCGATCGTCGCCGCCAGGGCCGGCACCGCCCCCGGCACGTCCAGCTCCACCCGCCGAACCCCGCGCTGTCGCTTCCCCTCATTGCGCGCCACCATCGGGCCCAGCACCTCCGCACGCAGGTGGGCGAGCATGGCGTGCGCCTCGAAGAGCTCTCCGCGGGCGATCTTCGTGGCGCCATAGTGCACCCAGATCCAAAAACGCTCCTCGAACCATTCGGGGGTGTGCGCCGGCCAAGCGGCCTCGCCCCGCTCCAGGACCGCCGGCATGTCGCCGACGCGGTCGTACGCCACGAGCGGAGTTTCCACCCGCCGCCCCAGCGCCTCGCGCGTGACGAACTTCAGGTCCACATGCAGCACGGGCGGCCCGTAGAGGCAGATCAGCAACCGCGGCTCGCCGACATGCTCGCCCGTGAAGGCCGCCAGCAGCGGTCCGAGCGATGCCGCCAGGGCGCGCCGCTCCGCCATCACCGTGGCGTATCCGTCATCCCGGCACACGACGATGAGATCGACATCCGAGTGCTCGTCCTCGCTGCCCGTCAGCGACGCGCCCGCGATGAGCACCGCGTCAACGCGCGCGTCGCGCCCGAGGCGGGCGATCGCCTGATCCAAGAATGCCGCCTGCGGCGAAAGCCTCATCGTCATGCGAGCGACAAAATCCCGACCACCCCTCACGGCAACCCGCGGCACTCGCTCCCAGCAGCACAGTCGCGCATCCCCCTTGGGGGTACGGTCCTTCTTCCTCGCCCGCCAACGCCGCGATCAGCCGCCCACGCGACACTGCCCTTGCACCCCGGCATTTTCGTCTCCCCCTTTCTTGCGCCGTGGCGCCCGCCACGACGTAAGGGGAAAAGGATTTGTGTGCCCCGGACACTTCGGCCAATTCCCCTGCGCGTGCACCTCCAGCTTCGCGGCGTCACCAAACGATATGGCAGGGTCATGGCCCTCGCCGACTTCTCGCTCGAGCTCCCGCCCGGCCGCATCGTCGCCGTCATCGGCCTGAACGGCGCCGGCAAGACTACCCTGCTCCGCTGCCTTTCCGGCATCGTCGCGCCCACGCGCGGCGAGGTGCGGTTTGACGGGCAGCCGTTCCAGCGGCGGCAGCTGGACCAGCGTCAGCGCCTGATGTTCCTGCCCGACTTCCCCGCGCTGTTTGCCGGCATGAACGCGCTCCAGCACATCGCCCTCGTGCTGCGCACCTATGAGCGCGACGACCCCGGCGTCGACGACCGAATCCTCGCCGCGTTGCGTGACCTCGACCTGCTCCCGCTCGCCGAGGCGCCGCTCGAAACGCTCAGCCGCGGACAACTCTACAAGGTCGCCTTTTCCGCCCTGCTCGCCGTCGCACCCGAGCTCTGGCTCCTCGACGAACCGTTCGCCTCGGGACTCGATCCGCAGGGTCTCGCCATCGTGAAACAGCGCGCCCGCGAATCGGCCGCCGCCGGCGCGACCATCATCTACTCGACGCAGATCCTCGAGATCGCGGAACGCTTCTGCGACCTGCTGTGCGTCATCGATCATGGCCGGCTCCGCGAAAGCTTCACCCGCGAGCAACTGGCCGCGCTGCCCCCCACCGGGCCCGACAGTCTCGAAGCCCGGCTGCGGCAATTTCGGGAGCCCGCCGCATGATCACCGGCGATCGTCAAGTGGTCCGGCGGCTGCGCCGGCGGGTGCGCGCCGCCGTCAAGGCCGATCCCGCGCTGCGCCGGGAGCGCCGGCGCGTCGGGCGCCGCCGGCTCACGCGGCCGCTCTCGATCGCGTTGTTGCGCTGGCTCGTGCCGTTTGTCGTCGCAAGCGCGGCCGTCTCCAGTCCGCAGCCTGCCGCCGTCCTGCCGTACCTCGTGCTCTGGACGCTCGCGCTCACGCTGCTGCGCGCGGGCCAGTGCGCCGACCTGTTCCATTCCGGCGCGTCGCTCTGGATCTTCTCCTTCCTGCCGGCCCGCGATGAGGCCGTGTTCCGTCACCAGGTCACCCTGCTCGCGCGCACCGCCGTCTGGCTGGCGGTGGATTGGCTCGCACTCGGCGTGGTCCTCGCCGCCCGGACCGGCACGCCGGCGGGATGGGTGGCGGCACCCGTCTTCGCCCTGGCGCAATACCTCACCGCGCTCGCCGTCGCCTGGGGTCTGGCGCGCTGGCGGCCCCAGCTCCCCTTCGGCACGATCGGCGGGCTGTTCGCCGGCGGCACGTGGCTCCTCCTGCAGTTCGGCAATGCCTTCGGCGCGCGCTTCACCACGCCCCTGCTGGGGACGCTCTCGCTCGCCACGCCCGGCGGCTGGCTGGCCACGGCTCAGGCCGACGCCGTCGCCGGCGGCTGGTGGGGCTGGCTCCTGGTCCTCACGCTCGGCACCGCCAGCGCCGTGTGCCTCTGGCGCGCGCTCCACGCCGGCGAACGAGATTTCCGCGTCGGCGCCCTGCTGGACGAAACCGAGTCGGCGAACGAGCCCAGTTTCGCCGCCGAGGAGGACGCCGCCATCCAGGCCGCCGATGCCGCCGGCAGAGCGCCGTTTTCTCCCGACCTGTTCGCCGCGCCGGGGAGCAGCGAGACGCCGCACGCTGGGGACGACGGGGCCTGGCGTGAGCGCATCGACGACGCCCTGACGACCGCGCCGGGGCTGGCGCTGTTTCGACGCGGCTGGCTCGAGGCCGGCGTCACCCGGCTGCTGTCGCCGCGGCAGCGGGTGCTCGTGGACTTTCTCCAGCCGCAAGGAGCCCGGTGGGGACGGATCTGGCTGTTCGCCTTCGTTTTCGCGCTCGCCGCGCCCTTGCTGCGCGCCGCCGGCCAAACCGGCGAGTGGCTCGTCTGGTTCCCCGTGGTTGCCCTCATCGCCGCGTTGCTTCCACCCGCCATGGGCGGCTGGACCGGCCTGCAGGGTGTCATCTCGTCCAATGGCATCGTCGGCATCCACGCGTTCCTGCCCATCGGCTTCGGCGAACTCTCGGGGACACTTCTGCGGGTGAGCGCGCTGGGTACGATCGCCGCGCTTCCGATTCTCTGGATCGCCATCCAGTTCGGCTTCGCGCCGACGCCACTCTCCGCGCTGCAGACGTTCGGGTTGGTGGTGCGCGCGGCGGTGGTCGCGTTCGCGCTCATGCCCGTTTGGACAATCCTCTCGATCTCCAAATCCACCAACGACACCTCCGGGCGCTGGTTTTTCACGCTGGCCGTGCTCTTCGTCCTTTCGATCGCCGTCCTGGTCGCAATCACCGTCGGCGTGGCGCTCTTCGTCGCCGAAGCGGTCTGGGCCGCGCTCGCGCTGTCCGCCATCCTTCTCGGCACGAGCGCCAGCCTGCTGGGACTCTACGGTTGGGCCTGGGGCCGCGGGAAGTTCGACCTGATCGCGCCGCCGCCACGGTGAGCCGCGCCCCTCTTCGTCATTCTGACGCCCTGACCGCCTGGGTCAGGGCGTCAGCACGACGGGCGGCAGTGCCCGCTCGATTTCGGCCCGCGCGGCTTCGTACTGCGGCGGCAACTTGAGCGCCGTCCCCAGCGCCTCCGGCGCCTCGTCGATCGCGAACCCTGGCACGTCGGTCGCGATCTCAAACAGGATGCCGCCGGCTTCACGGTAGTACACCGACCGGAAATACGAACGGTCCATGACCGGCGACACCCGGAACCCGGCCTCGCGCAGACGCTCCTGCATGGCCTGCTCGGCGGCATCGTCGGCCACGCGAAAGGCAATGTGATGGATCGTCCCCGCGCCGCCCATCGCCCGCGCCTCGGCGGTCTGCCTGATCACATCGACGAACTGGCCGGAACGCGCCTCCGCCACCGCGAAGCGCGCCCGGTCTCCCTCCCGCCGCAGCAGCCGGTAGCCCATCAACGCCGTCAGCAATTGCTCCGTGGGCGCCGGGTCAGCGACGGTCAGCTCCACCGTGTGCATCCCGCGCACCGCGTGCTCGACCGGCACATTCGTTCCCGCCCAGCCCAGGCGGGCGTCGTCCGCCAAGGCCACCAACTCCACCGGAATGCCGTCGGGGTCCCGAAAGGCCAACACCTCCTCCCCGAACCGGATCGCTCGTTCCGCCGTGATGCCGGCGGCGGTGAGCCGCGCCCGCCAGAAATCAAGCGACGCCGGTGGCACCGACAGGCTGATGCGCGTGATCTGCCCGCCGCCGACGCGGCCACGCCGCGCCTCCGGCCAGGAGAAGAACGTCAGGATCGAACCCGGCGATCCGGCCGCATCACCGTAATAGAGGTGGTAGGCCGACGGATCGTCGAAATTGACCGTTCGCTTCACGAGCCGAAGTCCCAGCACGCCGACATAGAAATCGACGTTGGCCTGCGGATCGGTCGCGATCGCGGTGAGGTGGTGGAGACCGGAGATGGAAGTGGGAGCCACAGTTTGCATGCCCCACTCTACCCGCACGGCCACAGCCTGTGAACTGCCCCTTCCGCCACGCCGCCATGCGCTGCCCGCATAGCCGCACGGCGGGAGACTCACTCCGCCCGCAGCACGGTGAGCGGATCCAGCCGCGTGGCCCGGCGCGCCGGCAGCAGCGACGCTGCCGCGCAGGCCGCCGCCAGGAGGGTCGATGCCCCGACGTAGGCCAGGGGATCAAGCGCTGTCACCCCGAACAGCATGTGCCGGAGGGCCATTCCCGCCGCCGCGGCCAGCGCGAGCCCGCCGACCAGCCCAGGCCACGTCAATCGCCACGCATCCTGCAACACCAGAATCCGAATGCCGCGCGCCGTCGCCCCCAGCATCAGCCTCAGACCGAATTCCGGTCGCCGGCCGGCGACCGCAAACGCGAGCACCGCGTACACTCCGGCCAGGCAAAGCATCACCGCGAGAGCGGCGAAGATCGCCACCAAGGTGAGCCCAAAACGGGTTTGCCACGCGCCGGCCGCGTAGACGCTCGCCGCCGTGCGGTGAAGGTACGGCACCGCATGAAAATCGATTGCCGCCACCGTGCGATGGATCGTCTCCGGCGCGACCAGCCGCCCCTGCCGTCCCCGCACGAACACGGCGGCATCCGCCGGCGCCGCAAACGCGAGCGGCAGATAGAACGTGTCGATCACCCGGGGCTGCGCGCCATGGCTCAGCCAGTCGCTCACCACGCCCACGACCTCCCACCACGCGTTCCCGTACGGCTCCAGTTGCACCCGCTTCCCCAGCGGATCGGTCCCGGGCCAGTACTTCTCCGCCAGGCTGCGGCTTATCACGACCACGCGGCGCGTGTCGGTACGGTCGTCGGCTCCCAGCCACCGGCCCGCCAGTTGTTTCAGCCCGCTCGCCTGTAGCATCTCGGGCGAGACCGCCCGCGCCAGCGCCCGCTTCGTGGACTGCGCGACCACCGTCGTGTCCCCTTCCACCAGGAAACCCGCATAGGAGCCAGGCACCACGGGAAATGAGTAGTCGCTGACCGCCGCCGACGCGACCTCCGGCAGGGCCTGCAACGCCGTGACCACCCGCTCGTAGTAGCGCGTGCGCGCCTCCCGGCTCTCGTAGCCCGTCCCACGCAACCCGATCCGCAATGTCGCCAGCGACGCGGCATCGATGCCACGATCAACCTGCTGCAGCGCCTGAAAGCTCCGCACGAGCAAACCCGCGGTCACGAGCAGCGCCAGGGCCAGCGCCACCTGCACGCCCACCAGCACGCGCGTCGCCGCGCCGGCGCTGAGCGAGCCGATCTGCCGGCCGCCATCGCGGAGTGCCGCCTCGAGGTTGAGCCGCCGCACCTGCCAAAGCGGCACCAGACTGAAGGCGGCCGCCACGACGAGGGCGAGTCCGAGCGCCGACCACACGACCACGGCGCCCACGGAGGGTGGCGGCAGACGGCGGAGCGCACTCTCCACCGGCAGGAGCAGAGAGGTGAGCGGCGCCACCCACGCCGCCAGCAACAGGCCCGCGACCGCGCCGGCAAGGGTCACCCAGAGTGACTCCAAAAAACACTGGCGAAACAGTTGCCACGGGCTGACCCCCAGCGCGAGGCGCACGGCAAACTCGCGCCGACGGCGAATGCCCTGCGTTACCAAGAGGCAGCCCACGTTGACGC includes the following:
- a CDS encoding nucleotidyltransferase domain-containing protein, whose protein sequence is MTMRLSPQAAFLDQAIARLGRDARVDAVLIAGASLTGSEDEHSDVDLIVVCRDDGYATVMAERRALAASLGPLLAAFTGEHVGEPRLLICLYGPPVLHVDLKFVTREALGRRVETPLVAYDRVGDMPAVLERGEAAWPAHTPEWFEERFWIWVHYGATKIARGELFEAHAMLAHLRAEVLGPMVARNEGKRQRGVRRVELDVPGAVPALAATIAQYDRADCWRALDAAVALYREARRVQPPGNLRPDTEGAMAGYLAAQRSRFS
- a CDS encoding ABC transporter ATP-binding protein — its product is MHLQLRGVTKRYGRVMALADFSLELPPGRIVAVIGLNGAGKTTLLRCLSGIVAPTRGEVRFDGQPFQRRQLDQRQRLMFLPDFPALFAGMNALQHIALVLRTYERDDPGVDDRILAALRDLDLLPLAEAPLETLSRGQLYKVAFSALLAVAPELWLLDEPFASGLDPQGLAIVKQRARESAAAGATIIYSTQILEIAERFCDLLCVIDHGRLRESFTREQLAALPPTGPDSLEARLRQFREPAA
- a CDS encoding ring-cleaving dioxygenase; protein product: MAPTSISGLHHLTAIATDPQANVDFYVGVLGLRLVKRTVNFDDPSAYHLYYGDAAGSPGSILTFFSWPEARRGRVGGGQITRISLSVPPASLDFWRARLTAAGITAERAIRFGEEVLAFRDPDGIPVELVALADDARLGWAGTNVPVEHAVRGMHTVELTVADPAPTEQLLTALMGYRLLRREGDRARFAVAEARSGQFVDVIRQTAEARAMGGAGTIHHIAFRVADDAAEQAMQERLREAGFRVSPVMDRSYFRSVYYREAGGILFEIATDVPGFAIDEAPEALGTALKLPPQYEAARAEIERALPPVVLTP
- a CDS encoding ADOP family duplicated permease codes for the protein MLNLRHSLLVLVRRPLPTLGIVATLAVAFAATFLVLGLIESYLLRPLPYGDASRLVVIGEYPLQTGPLVGSRVSFANAADLTEHTRTLSRVATVRNESVTLRTGDALESIFVQRVTPDFFPLLGVRAARGDVIHPGNAEQDGQRALVLSHELWQRRFGGDAGIVGRNVDLDQTLYRVVGVAPSELALPIVGNGQQAWLALLPRDFNRAERNVPRHFVFGELAPGVSLSALNAELVAFGRTLARDFPATNGERGFFAFSLREVLVGGFRWHLLLLQAAVALVLVVACVNVGCLLVTQGIRRRREFAVRLALGVSPWQLFRQCFLESLWVTLAGAVAGLLLAAWVAPLTSLLLPVESALRRLPPPSVGAVVVWSALGLALVVAAAFSLVPLWQVRRLNLEAALRDGGRQIGSLSAGAATRVLVGVQVALALALLVTAGLLVRSFQALQQVDRGIDAASLATLRIGLRGTGYESREARTRYYERVVTALQALPEVASAAVSDYSFPVVPGSYAGFLVEGDTTVVAQSTKRALARAVSPEMLQASGLKQLAGRWLGADDRTDTRRVVVISRSLAEKYWPGTDPLGKRVQLEPYGNAWWEVVGVVSDWLSHGAQPRVIDTFYLPLAFAAPADAAVFVRGRQGRLVAPETIHRTVAAIDFHAVPYLHRTAASVYAAGAWQTRFGLTLVAIFAALAVMLCLAGVYAVLAFAVAGRRPEFGLRLMLGATARGIRILVLQDAWRLTWPGLVGGLALAAAAGMALRHMLFGVTALDPLAYVGASTLLAAACAAASLLPARRATRLDPLTVLRAE